A section of the Kribbella sp. HUAS MG21 genome encodes:
- a CDS encoding glycosidase, translating into MTIRCTLTRSGVLMRPEPGNAFEVEGVLNPAAGRTPDGELHLLPRLVAAGNVSRIGLARIEVRDGVPAGVQRQGIALAPEEGWERGRHHSGVEDPRVTFIAALGLHVMTYVAYGPFGPRPALAVSFNLRQWQRLGPLHFEYQASLDADLNLFSNKDTVFFPRPVPGPDGDLSYAMLHRPMWDLGQVRTGEGVRLPAGVADERPGIWVSFVPVAEVERNLGNLVHLRHHRLVALPEYAFEALKIGAGPPPLWTRDGWLVIHHGVTGEQPEGFDPTKQRVTYAAGAVLLDADDVTKILDRTPEPLLSPQTEDERVGTVANVVFPTAIEEIEGVHYVFYGMADAKIGVARLDGV; encoded by the coding sequence ATGACGATCCGCTGCACGCTGACCCGGAGCGGCGTACTGATGAGACCCGAGCCGGGTAACGCGTTCGAGGTCGAAGGAGTGCTGAACCCGGCGGCCGGCCGGACCCCGGACGGCGAACTGCACCTGCTGCCGCGGTTGGTGGCCGCAGGCAACGTTTCGCGGATCGGGTTGGCCCGGATCGAGGTACGCGACGGCGTGCCGGCCGGGGTGCAGCGCCAGGGCATCGCGCTCGCCCCGGAGGAAGGCTGGGAACGCGGCCGGCACCACTCCGGGGTGGAGGACCCGCGCGTCACCTTCATCGCGGCGCTCGGACTGCACGTGATGACGTACGTCGCCTACGGTCCGTTCGGGCCGCGGCCGGCGCTTGCGGTGTCGTTCAACCTCCGGCAGTGGCAGCGCCTCGGACCGCTGCACTTCGAGTACCAGGCGTCGCTGGACGCGGACCTGAACCTGTTCTCGAACAAGGACACGGTCTTCTTCCCGCGTCCGGTCCCCGGCCCGGACGGCGACCTGTCCTACGCGATGCTGCACCGGCCGATGTGGGACCTCGGACAGGTCCGCACCGGTGAGGGCGTGCGGCTGCCGGCCGGTGTCGCGGACGAGCGCCCCGGCATCTGGGTGTCCTTCGTGCCGGTCGCCGAGGTCGAGCGCAACCTCGGTAACCTGGTCCATCTGCGCCACCACCGGTTGGTGGCGTTGCCGGAGTACGCGTTCGAGGCGCTGAAGATCGGTGCCGGGCCCCCGCCGCTGTGGACGCGCGACGGCTGGCTGGTCATCCATCACGGGGTCACCGGCGAGCAGCCGGAGGGCTTCGACCCCACGAAGCAGCGCGTGACGTACGCCGCCGGCGCGGTGCTGCTCGACGCCGACGACGTCACCAAGATCCTGGACCGGACGCCGGAGCCGCTGCTCTCGCCGCAGACGGAGGACGAGCGGGTCGGCACGGTCGCCAACGTGGTGTTCCCGACCGCGATCGAGGAGATCGAGGGCGTGCACTACGTCTTCTACGGGATGGCCGACGCCAAGATCGGCGTGGCCCGGCTCGACGGAGTCTGA
- a CDS encoding phosphomannomutase/phosphoglucomutase, with product MRELDAVVKAYDLRGTVPDQLDEALAHQVGAAFVHHFGARKITVGHDMRVSSPGLAAAFAAGANSRGADVLALGFVSTDLLYYASGQRGVPGAMITASHNPPAYNGIKLCRAGAAPVGQDTGLGEIRKLLERDLPPYDGTPGRTDSEDLLPAYSDYLHGLVPLGRIRRLKVVVDAGNGMAGRTVPVVLEHPALEIVPLYFELDGTFPHHPPNPMDAANLAGLRAAVREHAADLGLAFDGDADRCFFVDESGEPVPPSSIVSLIADQVLADRPGATIVYNAITSRAVPERIAERGGRSVRTRVGHSFIKKVMADSGAEFGGEHSGHYYFRRFWNADSGMLAALHVLAALGRTDVPMSKLTAGLARYVASGELNLAVGDSGAALRMVEGRFVADGATADHLDGLTVSLPGRAWFNLRPSNTEPLLRLNVEAGDTATMVRLRDRVLAMLGQARPAR from the coding sequence ATGCGCGAACTCGATGCCGTGGTGAAGGCCTATGACCTGCGGGGCACGGTGCCCGACCAGCTCGACGAGGCGCTGGCCCATCAGGTCGGTGCGGCGTTCGTCCATCATTTCGGCGCGCGGAAGATCACGGTCGGCCACGACATGCGCGTCTCCTCGCCGGGACTGGCCGCGGCCTTCGCGGCGGGTGCCAACAGCCGCGGAGCCGACGTACTCGCCCTCGGATTCGTGTCGACCGACCTGCTGTACTACGCCTCGGGGCAGCGGGGCGTTCCGGGCGCGATGATCACCGCGAGCCACAACCCTCCGGCGTACAACGGGATCAAGTTGTGCCGGGCCGGAGCCGCGCCGGTCGGTCAGGACACCGGGCTCGGCGAGATCCGGAAGCTTCTCGAGAGGGATCTGCCGCCGTACGACGGTACGCCGGGCCGCACGGACAGCGAGGACCTGCTGCCGGCGTACTCCGACTACCTGCACGGTCTCGTCCCGCTCGGCAGGATCCGGCGCCTGAAGGTCGTGGTCGACGCCGGGAATGGCATGGCCGGCCGGACCGTGCCGGTCGTCCTGGAACATCCGGCGCTGGAGATCGTGCCGCTGTACTTCGAACTCGACGGCACCTTCCCGCACCATCCGCCGAACCCGATGGACGCGGCCAACCTGGCCGGACTGCGCGCCGCGGTCCGCGAACACGCGGCGGACCTCGGCCTGGCGTTCGACGGCGACGCCGATCGCTGCTTCTTCGTGGACGAGTCCGGCGAGCCCGTGCCGCCGAGCAGCATCGTGAGCCTGATCGCGGACCAGGTACTCGCAGACCGGCCTGGCGCCACCATCGTGTACAACGCGATCACCAGCCGAGCGGTCCCCGAGCGGATCGCCGAGCGAGGCGGCCGATCGGTCCGCACGCGCGTGGGGCACTCGTTCATCAAGAAGGTGATGGCCGACAGCGGCGCCGAGTTCGGCGGCGAGCACTCCGGGCACTACTACTTCCGCCGCTTCTGGAACGCCGACAGCGGCATGCTCGCCGCGCTGCACGTCCTCGCCGCGCTGGGCCGGACGGATGTCCCGATGTCCAAGCTGACGGCAGGGTTGGCGCGGTACGTCGCCAGCGGCGAGCTCAATCTCGCCGTCGGCGACAGCGGAGCCGCCCTGCGGATGGTCGAGGGCCGGTTCGTCGCCGACGGCGCAACGGCCGATCACCTGGACGGATTGACCGTCTCGCTGCCCGGCAGGGCGTGGTTCAATCTCCGTCCGTCGAACACCGAGCCGCTCCTCCGACTCAACGTCGAAGCGGGCGACACGGCAACGATGGTGCGCCTGCGCGACCGGGTGCTGGCGATGCTCGGGCAGGCCCGTCCGGCGAGATAG
- a CDS encoding AraC family transcriptional regulator, translating to MSTAICTLTPGSRYSIDSWTTDDVRPPERVEYWMSVISAATRYRVDPTCSPGTFRGRLLRIGTVTYTLGRASADCAQGHRTAAMASEDPHDMRTLMLTIRGQLLVSQDDQEFRVGPGGAFLASSNSPFEAKLDHADIALLTIPGAEMDNRLRPGARRSASRILDVNRGLGRVLVGMLGELFAQRAHLSAAEFDAVCDRLVDLLCMLAVGDDRPDTDGGLGEVEAMVRRYVREHATDPRLTGATVARALGWSLRQVQLAMQQAGTTPRELIREERLALVHERLRSPVHIVIGELAHSCGFSSNSALSAAFRQRYGTSPREFRAQYLLNACDDSTTDRSHGPHPSES from the coding sequence ATGTCAACCGCGATCTGCACACTGACCCCGGGTTCGCGCTATTCGATCGACTCGTGGACAACCGACGATGTGAGACCACCGGAACGTGTCGAATACTGGATGAGCGTCATCAGCGCAGCAACCCGGTACCGGGTCGATCCGACGTGTTCGCCTGGGACCTTCCGGGGCCGGCTGCTTCGCATCGGCACAGTCACCTACACGCTCGGCCGGGCGTCGGCCGACTGTGCGCAGGGACATCGAACCGCCGCCATGGCGTCCGAGGATCCGCACGACATGCGCACGCTGATGCTGACGATCCGCGGTCAGCTGCTGGTCAGCCAGGATGACCAGGAGTTTCGGGTCGGACCGGGCGGGGCGTTCCTGGCGTCGTCGAACTCGCCGTTCGAAGCGAAGCTCGACCACGCCGACATCGCGCTGCTGACGATTCCCGGGGCGGAGATGGACAACCGCCTGCGCCCCGGGGCACGCCGGTCGGCCTCCCGGATTCTCGACGTCAACCGCGGCTTGGGCCGGGTCCTCGTGGGCATGCTGGGTGAACTGTTCGCGCAGCGAGCGCACCTGTCGGCAGCCGAATTCGATGCGGTCTGCGATCGGCTGGTCGATCTGCTGTGCATGCTCGCCGTCGGCGACGACAGACCGGACACCGACGGCGGCCTGGGCGAGGTCGAAGCGATGGTCAGACGCTACGTACGAGAGCACGCCACCGATCCGCGGCTCACCGGCGCCACGGTGGCACGTGCCCTGGGCTGGTCGCTGCGGCAGGTTCAGCTGGCCATGCAGCAGGCAGGTACGACGCCCCGGGAGCTGATCCGGGAAGAACGACTCGCGCTGGTGCACGAACGCCTGCGCAGTCCCGTTCACATCGTCATCGGCGAGCTCGCCCACAGCTGCGGCTTCTCCTCCAACAGCGCACTGAGCGCCGCATTCCGCCAACGCTACGGCACGAGCCCCCGGGAATTCAGAGCACAGTATCTACTGAACGCATGCGACGACAGCACGACTGACCGGTCTCATGGGCCTCACCCTTCTGAGTCCTGA
- a CDS encoding TAXI family TRAP transporter solute-binding subunit — protein MRFRSLSTVVVTLAVAVSMAACGGQRKPEQGDGAAGGRLTIATGNTTGVYYQLGGAYAALISDNLQGYRATASETGASVQNIQGLTAGTYDIAFSLADTAADAVAGKNSFDAPQDVVALTRLYPNSTQVVVRASAGITKMADLKGKRVSTGSPNSGTEVIARRLLTAAGVDPVKDVTAQRLGLPESVDAMKSGQIDALVWSGGLPTSGITDLTTSMGAKVRFLPLDDVLPALQKQHGQVYAAGVIPAATYKQPTDTQTIIVPNLLLVRKNMPDDLAEKLTNLLFQKKEALVQVNPAAKGIDLEDAAMTDPVPLHAGAKKAIDALD, from the coding sequence ATGAGATTCCGTTCTTTGTCCACAGTGGTGGTCACCCTCGCGGTGGCGGTCTCGATGGCCGCCTGCGGTGGGCAACGCAAGCCCGAGCAGGGTGACGGCGCGGCCGGTGGCCGGCTCACCATCGCGACCGGTAACACCACCGGCGTGTACTACCAGCTCGGCGGCGCCTACGCCGCTTTGATCTCGGACAACCTCCAGGGTTACCGCGCGACCGCCAGCGAAACCGGCGCCTCTGTGCAGAACATCCAAGGACTGACCGCCGGGACCTACGACATCGCCTTCTCCCTGGCCGACACCGCCGCCGACGCGGTCGCGGGCAAGAACAGCTTCGACGCGCCGCAGGACGTCGTCGCGCTGACCCGGCTGTACCCGAACTCCACCCAGGTCGTCGTACGGGCATCGGCCGGCATCACGAAGATGGCCGATCTGAAGGGCAAGCGGGTCTCCACCGGTTCGCCGAACTCCGGCACCGAGGTGATCGCGCGGCGCCTGCTCACCGCCGCCGGCGTCGACCCGGTGAAAGACGTCACCGCCCAGCGGCTCGGCCTGCCCGAGTCGGTGGACGCGATGAAGAGCGGACAGATCGACGCGTTGGTCTGGTCCGGCGGCCTGCCCACCAGCGGCATCACCGACCTCACCACCTCGATGGGCGCCAAGGTGCGCTTCCTCCCCCTCGACGACGTGCTGCCCGCCCTGCAGAAGCAGCACGGCCAGGTGTACGCCGCGGGCGTGATTCCGGCTGCGACGTACAAGCAGCCGACCGACACCCAGACGATCATCGTGCCGAACCTGCTGCTGGTCCGTAAAAACATGCCCGACGACCTGGCCGAGAAACTCACCAACCTGCTCTTCCAGAAGAAGGAAGCCCTCGTGCAGGTCAATCCCGCGGCCAAGGGAATAGACCTCGAGGACGCCGCGATGACTGACCCAGTGCCGTTGCACGCGGGCGCGAAGAAGGCCATCGACGCACTCGACTGA
- a CDS encoding TRAP transporter fused permease subunit yields MTITATAEELAAFEQERPARKLSPVLDSVISAGCAVVSVGVLVQVFFPIPIGTQFYLMLFLAAVLPGTLLCYRGCRVPAFLNPFRGDRRSDDPPVADWVLASLALVVSLYPLLDFDAFLERRQAPTGLDLLAGSLLLVLALEACRRTTGWVLPVVGLLFIGYAYYGGYLPYTWSLAHQGFDFSAIVAQLFMGTAGFYGTPLAVAASYIVLFTIYGAVLDASGAGKFFIDVSFAAFKRSRTAPGRTVTLAGFLLGTVSGSGTATAVSLGTVSWPILRRAGYPPEPAGGMLAAAGIGAILSPPTLGAAAFVIAEFLQVSYLVVLGYATVPTVLYYLGILLAIEMDARRHGTQAAEPSTRSARRLLLRFGYHFVSLFLIIGFMAMDIPPFKAVVYATLLQIALSFLDREHRLTPRRLGVALAQGTRSVLPVVATCAVAGIIVAVVTQTGLGLNLAEIIVSAGSAISENPTVVLIMTVTLSAFAVMVLGLAVPVTASFIIAAVVIAPALFQLGVAPAEAYMFIFYYAVLSEVSPPTALAAVATAAITGGRAIPTMWQAWKYTLPAFLVPFAFVLTPNGANLLGLEGLGGAAWALLVSALAVAALAVVTGGWIVVQAGRLERVLCFPAALLLLYLAPTTIGVGLGLLGVAVVINLARRHRLRDTTEGPVPR; encoded by the coding sequence ATGACAATCACCGCGACCGCGGAGGAACTGGCCGCTTTCGAGCAGGAAAGGCCCGCGCGGAAACTGAGCCCGGTCCTGGACAGCGTTATCTCGGCGGGCTGCGCGGTGGTCAGCGTCGGCGTTCTGGTGCAGGTGTTCTTTCCGATTCCGATCGGGACGCAGTTTTATTTGATGCTGTTTCTCGCGGCGGTGCTGCCGGGCACGTTGCTGTGTTATCGCGGCTGCCGGGTGCCGGCATTCCTGAACCCGTTCCGCGGCGATCGGCGCAGCGACGATCCGCCGGTTGCGGACTGGGTCCTGGCGTCGCTCGCGCTGGTGGTCTCGCTGTATCCGTTGCTGGACTTCGACGCGTTCCTGGAGCGGCGACAGGCTCCTACGGGACTCGATCTGCTGGCCGGGTCGTTGCTGCTGGTGCTGGCCTTGGAGGCTTGCCGACGTACGACGGGCTGGGTTCTGCCGGTGGTGGGCCTGCTGTTCATCGGCTACGCCTACTACGGCGGCTACTTGCCCTACACGTGGTCCTTGGCCCACCAGGGTTTCGACTTTTCGGCGATCGTGGCGCAGTTGTTCATGGGGACGGCGGGCTTCTACGGGACGCCGTTGGCGGTGGCGGCGAGCTACATCGTCCTGTTCACGATCTACGGCGCCGTACTGGACGCCTCGGGGGCGGGGAAGTTCTTCATCGACGTGTCGTTCGCCGCTTTCAAACGCAGCCGCACGGCCCCTGGGCGGACCGTCACCCTGGCGGGTTTCCTGCTGGGCACGGTGTCGGGTTCCGGAACGGCGACCGCGGTGTCACTGGGCACAGTCTCCTGGCCGATCCTGCGCCGCGCAGGCTATCCGCCCGAGCCGGCGGGCGGCATGCTGGCCGCGGCCGGCATCGGGGCGATCCTGTCGCCGCCCACGCTCGGCGCGGCCGCGTTCGTCATCGCCGAGTTTCTCCAGGTGAGCTATCTCGTGGTGCTCGGCTACGCGACGGTCCCGACCGTCTTGTACTACCTCGGGATCTTGCTGGCGATCGAGATGGACGCCCGGCGACACGGCACCCAAGCGGCCGAGCCCTCGACCCGGTCCGCGCGCCGGCTGCTGCTGCGGTTCGGCTACCACTTCGTGTCGCTGTTCCTGATCATCGGCTTCATGGCGATGGACATTCCGCCGTTCAAGGCCGTCGTCTACGCGACGTTGCTGCAGATCGCGCTGTCGTTCCTGGACCGTGAGCATCGGCTGACGCCACGCCGGCTCGGCGTGGCGCTCGCCCAGGGCACCCGCTCGGTGCTCCCCGTCGTGGCCACCTGTGCCGTCGCCGGGATCATCGTCGCCGTCGTCACCCAGACCGGTCTCGGTCTGAACCTGGCCGAGATCATCGTGTCCGCGGGATCCGCGATCTCCGAGAACCCCACCGTCGTGCTGATCATGACCGTCACGCTGTCGGCGTTCGCGGTCATGGTGCTCGGGTTGGCGGTGCCCGTCACCGCATCGTTCATCATCGCCGCTGTCGTGATCGCGCCCGCCCTGTTCCAGCTCGGCGTGGCCCCGGCCGAGGCGTACATGTTCATCTTCTACTACGCCGTCTTGTCGGAGGTCTCGCCGCCCACCGCGCTCGCTGCCGTGGCGACGGCGGCGATCACCGGCGGACGGGCGATCCCGACGATGTGGCAGGCGTGGAAGTACACGCTGCCCGCGTTCCTGGTGCCGTTCGCGTTCGTGCTGACGCCGAACGGCGCCAACCTGCTGGGTCTCGAGGGGCTGGGCGGTGCGGCGTGGGCGCTGCTGGTCTCGGCGCTCGCGGTCGCCGCGTTGGCGGTGGTCACCGGCGGATGGATCGTCGTACAGGCCGGCCGGCTGGAGCGTGTCCTGTGTTTCCCGGCCGCGCTGCTGTTGCTGTATCTCGCACCCACCACGATCGGCGTCGGCCTCGGGCTGCTCGGGGTTGCCGTCGTCATCAACCTCGCACGGCGGCACCGCCTGCGGGACACCACGGAAGGACCCGTACCCAGATGA